ATCAAAGGCTTGACGATGGGAGGCCTGGAGGTGGTATCAATCACCGACAACACCCCCGTGCCTCACAATGGATGTCGCCCACGTAAAGCCAGAAGGACATGATGTCTGAGAGCCAAAGTGCTTGGCAACAGGAGGAAGCTGTTGAGTTGTGCTATGCTAATAAAGTGTTTTGTTGTGTAACTTTTCCTGGCTCGGAGCTGACCTTTCATAACGCCTTTTGGGGAAATAATCGCAGATGGAGTTAATGAGCTGAGAACAGGTGTCTCAGTCCTCTGCTGCTTTTGTTGACACCTGAACGAAGCTTCGCCATCACTGCAGGTACTCTCATTTTCATTAGGAGACTGATTTTTAAGCGCTACACAAAAAGCAGCTGCTAGTGTGAAGAATGAAGAGCATAAGGCTTCGCACAGACAGCACCGTGTACAGCTGGTAGTCATGGCGATTTAACCCCCTGGGATTTTGGAGAATCCCTTAGCATGCAGTCTACTTGAAATTCTCCACGGTGACGAAACGAAATCAGCATTTTGAGTGTTTTGACAAATGAAAGACTGGAATATTATATTTGCATAAGTATTCAGGCCTTTTCCAGAAACTACAGCTGAAGGCTCAGCTTCATGCATCACACACCTTTCCTTTAGGGGTTTATCCCATTCTACTTGGCAAAAACATTCAAGCTCAACtagtttggagaaaaaaaaacacaaattaaagCTTCAGCTTAAAATTCTGAGGACTCTTGAAAATATTTAGGATTGTTCCATACATTATATTTCTGCATCCATCTTCTATCCTGACTTGTCCCTCCCCATCGTTGCAGGAAAGCAcccccacagcatgatgctcCCGCCACCATATTTGACTGTAGGCATGGTTTTAGTGAAGGGATGCTTAGTGGTAGATTTCCTCCACTAAAAACATTGTGGCTTAATATTTCAGTCCAGAAGTTGCCTTTTGTTAAATTCCCAGTGAGCCGCCATGGCTTTTATCAAGGAACAGCGTCTTTATGGACATTCATCATAAAAGATCTAACTGGTAGAAAGCTGCACTAATGGTTGTCGTGTGAGACTCTTCCATCTCCTCAAAGATAAATTGGATCTCATTGGTGATCGTTGAAGTCAACTCATCCCTGTTTGCTGAGTTTTCCATCAGATCTATAAAATCTGTTGTTGGTCCCAAACTGCTTCCATTTGATATTTGGCACTTTGCATTTTTCTGCAGATTTGAGCCTCGTTCCGAGCCAGTTTTGAAGGTCTACAGACAGTTTTCTTCATTTTAgctgttggttttcttttttaacagagTACTTGTATAAATGGGATATTTGTCTTTAATTCAGATTTTATTGCCGAAGAAGCTCATTTTAGCTTGTAGTTCTCAATagattttaacttttttttttttagctcattTAGTTGTCATAAATCGTCTTACATCTATGAAGAGAAAAATGTTTTAGCTTGCAGATGAGTCCAGGATGCAAATGttaacagacttttttttttacttacatACAGAGATAAAcaagactcctccatcagactTGAAACTCTTTGATCCCATAAGGATGTGCTACTAATTAGCAGGTTGTCATGGTCTAATGCAAATGTGCCTCAGAGCAAATGAATTATTATTGCATTTAAATTAAGCTAATACTTAAAGAACCGATCTGTAATGTTTCAACTCCATGAATTAAAGTTAAAAAGTTGAGGATAACATTTATCACATCAAGTAAATAAAACCGCCTTAAATCCTAGAATTCTGTGAACCTCAAAATAGTTTAAGATGCTTAATGTGACTTTCACTGAAGAGTAGATGTGATGTGTTGACTGCCTCTTTcattagctgttttttttccctgcacCAGCAGAACAGCTGCGTGAAATGATCAATAATAACTCTTCCAACATGTAacagagggaagtacagaactGAAAGTAAAGAGTTTATACACATTAACTCTACAAAAATACatagttttatttcaaattttaaATCCTTCCTTTACACAAACCACTGAACTGAATTCTGATATAGTAGTCTCCCTTGTCGATAGTTCATAAGCCACACGGTCAACaaaacatcaataaaacaaCTGTTGCCCCCAAAGTGCATCAATGCTTCAAGACGACCACAAAACATAAATAGGAGATCAAGTTACATCGTCAGAAATAACATAACCACCAACTTTGCACACaggaaaagacaaaacaaaaaaaacaccacagcagctcacaggtgatgatgatgatgatgatgatgatgatgacattACAGGCGTAAGAAGctgttttattttactttggAGCTTTTGGGACAGGCTTGCAAGCCTTTGCAACAGGACAGCAGGAGTAATATGCGGCACACGCTCAGCACACTGCAGCAACGGTTTACTGATAATTAGCCTTAGTGCCTCTTCGTGCTCACTAAGCCTGTTCCCTTATCTGGAAACAATGTTTTATGTCACTGTCGGGTGAGGCTGATAGTAGTGGACAGAATAAAGTATCTCGATCAGGTTTTGACACTCATTCTTTGCAGCAGCAAATTTCCAACTGGTAAAATGACTGGATTCACAGATACTGACACATACTGACAtttctctcagactgcagcGTGGAAGCAGTGCTCTGACAAATCATAGAAGATTGTCAGTCTAAATCTCTTCTCGATGAGttcatgggggaaaaaaaaggagaaattcTGCAACGTATAGTATAGATCTTTTGCCTTGATAAAGGCACTTAATCATGGACTGTCTCAATGAAGCAGCCATGAGACCGTGTGGACTGAGTTTAAATGGTAATTAATTAGATAAGACAGGAACTTTGTATTAGATGGAGCTCAAGCATTTGGTGCCTCTTAAATATTGCACTTTCAAAGCAGAGAAATAAATGTAGAATGCAAATATTAGAGTAAGTGTTTTGACATCCAGCCCGTCCATTAGGAGCTCTTAATGAAGAAACGTTGGCACAGTGAGGATAGAGCAGGAGTGGATGTGGTGAACAGAGGGAGTGTTACAGGAGGAGCTTTTCCGTGACTCTGCCTCACTTTCCCTGAAGGTTGCTGAGCTCCATGTCATCCTTGCGGCGCTTTTGTTGGGTGAAGAGGGAGCTGAAGGGGTACAGTTTGGCTTTGGCTGGATAGCGCTGACCGGCAATGTCAACCTCGTAGTCCCCGCGGTTGATGAAATCGGGGGTGATGGGTGTGGGGATCCCGTCAGCTCCTGGTGGCGGAGACACAAAGCCCAGGCAGACGTGGCGCTCCAGGGTGTAGCTGTAGGCGCTGCTGGTGGTCGCTCCAGCTAGCCCACCGTTACGGTAGATGGGCTCGCCCCACCACGGCCACAGATCCAGCTCAGTGTCGTGATCCTCCAGAACCAGCATGACAAACCGCCGGAACACACCGTCCTGGCGCTGCTGCAGCAACGCCTCACGACCAATGAAATTAGTGTCCTGATGGAGCGAGGCACAGACAGAGGAGGCGAAAAGGGAAGAGATCAGTGaaggaggaaggaaaaaaaaaaaaaaaaactgtggaaTTACCAAAactagtggtgcaacggatcatcattgatccgtgatccgttcggatcaattatttcggttcggcacacacatgatccgcggattgctttatgaaaaaaaaaaaaaaattgtgcgcatgttcagtcctcacacagccgttaccattcctgctagtttccagggacagagctactttcAGCGCTCTGGTTAAAAGTCTAcaacagttccctcttcaataagcaaacagtcctatggctcgtttgtgatttattgtcctcagcgtaaaacatgtagaacagtgggcatggaaaataaaagtaggctagacttcggtgCAGACTTTGcagcgacatcaccccggtgtttcactgacaggagtgaaaccgaaagcgggtgaacaaccgctcatcaccgcggcatttaggcagccccttccttcacaatctgaccgggctaaagcgatcacaaacgctatcggtgtgtttttatgttgcactttaggttgtttttctttgattatgttgaaaagaagatgttaattgtgcactttaagttgattttatatatatttcaatttaataatttaaaagtgttaataaacaaaaagacaaaacatgtttatttgtcttttttttttgctgatccgaaaaatgatccgatccgtgactctgatccgaggaacgatccgaaccgtgagatttttgatccgttgcacccctaACCAAAACGGAGCCTGAATGCTGCACAGCTCTGTTCAAGCTCATCTCAACAGTTTGTGTAAACAAGCAGAGTCTTCTCATGAATACTGCGCTGACATAACAGCCGCAGGCAGCAGACAGAACCACCTGATGCTCCACCGTTTTCAAAATGAGATCCATAGTTAGCGCTGCAACAGCTGAGCACCACTTGTGCCTGCAGGTGCATGCTGATGACAAATTTTCCACAACATCCCCACAAAACTACAATCCAGATGCTGGATGTTTACTCCAAATCACATGTTGTACTTTTTAtcattctgcttttatttttttcccaacaGCTTCCAAGACAAAATGTGTACTGTCAAAAAGAATGTCAGATATCAGGCTGGTGAATGGAATAGAATGCAACAGTTCTGTTCAATATATGCTTGGCTAAAGTCGCCTTGCGAGCAGGAAGGCATTTCAGTGGTGAATGAGTCGACCAAAACAAATGTTTCAGAAACTGTGTGGCTCTACGGCTCAACCGACCTTGTCAAACTTGACCCTGAATTCTCGGCCACACTCCAGCGGGGTGGtgaaggtgtccaggtcctgacCCCAGAAGGCAAAGAATTTCTCAATGCGAAGGCTCCTCAGCGCGTAATACCCTGAATTACGAATGCCGTACTTCTGACCCACTGACATCACCTCGTTGTACACATGCAGCGCATACTGTAAGGAGCAGAGTTAGACATGAAAAGCAGGGGCTGTATACCTATACCTCAGCATAATGAAAGTGTGCTGAGAATGAGACGTAGATACTGATGTTTAGTTATGACCCGaggtacagaaaaacaaagtaaaccCACCGTCGGGtctaaggttttatgtatcaggcTGTAAAAAATAAGGATTTAGTCCTTCAAAGTTCTTGAAATCAGACAAACATAACCCCACATGAACAGCAGCACATGGCATGTTACACCGTGTCATAATTTActgaaatgcagaagcagtgtgtgaaaaactaagtacacctTTAGCAGAAAAAACTTGAAGTAATCGTTTCCTGTGTGACAATATTAGTCTCTTCATTTGTtatggaggaattttggcccacttATCTTAATGCTGCTACAGTTCTTAAGGTCTGTGGGCAAATTCTGATGCACAGCTTTCTTCAAACAGACTGACAAcagtcttgaatgttttctacttgtgaaattttttttaagaattacTGTAGATCttactgtagaatgatggactcatTCTTTTGGAAATGACCTTATGGCCCTTCTCAGATTGATGAGCAGCAACAATTGTTTCTCTTAGATCATTGCTGACGTCTTTCCTCCTTGATTTTGTGCTGACACACACCTGAAGGCTCAAGACCAGCAAACAGACAAaacctctgcttttatagaggtgctcacatcTGCTCATGATCAATCGTTCAATTGCATTGGATTatcagcacctggctgctaatgACCTATTCTTCCTTCCAATAGAAGCAGTGAGAGTGGACTTAATTTTTGCAATTTGTAGTTTTAGTTCAATAAATactgacacagtgtaatatctCAAGCAttgctgttcatctgaggttgcatTTGCCTAATTTTAAGAAGTGATGAGGactggaggatttttttttaatgtcttgacatgtaaaaccttagaaatATGAGTTggtaaactttctttttttttttaacatgactGTGTGTATTAGAGTCAAACTAATTCTGGTTAAACACCCTGTAGCATGTTGATCAAGTAGTGTTTGCTGGTGTGCGCATTTCACCTCTATAGGGATGTAGAGCATGAAACCCGGTTCTCCAGTGTGCGTCATACTCATCACTCTTATCCCATTGGCGTAACCCACACTCATCtcctgtaaacacacacacatacgttcGGTCAGGCTCTGCTCTTGGAAACATGAGGAGAAGGGACAAGATATCCTGCTAGCCAAAACCAGGCATCAGATTGTTTAATTTAGTCTTTCTTACCTTACAGAACATAGAGGGAAAGTGGTCAGGCGTCATGGAAACGTATGATAGTTCAGCCAGAACATCCATTGCACGCGGTCCAATCAGATTTAAAGCTATGGGTAAAGAATAAGAGTTGTAAACACTGGAGACTTTCTGATGAGCAAACCTCTCACTGCAGTTCTCCTACATCATAAGAAATCTCCAACTCTTATTCTGTATGTAGATTCAAAGTGCAGGCACAGCTTTATCTCACAAAGTTAAACTAACTTTGTTACAATATCAAAATCACATTTTGGACATGTAATTATCCACCCTGCCTCTCTCTAATCTTCGATTCCCCTGGTGTCTCTCCCATAACTGCTAAAACTAGGTCACTCAGAAGACTGTTGCTGATTAATGTGCTGTTAATGCAGCTTTCCTTCATTACTGTGTGAGCACACCTGTGTACTTCCAGCTGACATCCTCCAGGTGGAGCTGTGGGTCATTGGGCATGTGCTTCTTTATCCAGGACCAGCAGTGGACCTGCTGGTCTGTCGGAGAGATGATGAAGAAGCTGGGGAGCAAAAAACAGTCatggttttttttcccctcttcttttttgTCATGACGAACAACGCGTCTTTAGCATCGTCACCCGGATGTTTTCAAACCTGTTCTTGCTGACGCGGACTACGCTGCAGTCGTTCTCGTAGCCTCCTCTATCATTCAGCATGCCGGTGTGGACGATGTGTCCAACAGGAACATCCAGGTCATTGGCACACAGATGCTGCAGCAGCTCCAAAGCCTGGTCCCCTGTCGACTGAAACATACGACATATAGTTTAACACAGTTGATGCATTACTCCTTCACTGAGTATTCTAGCAAGGATTGCACATTTGCAGTTAACAATAATGTGCATCATTTTTCACTCTATTCTGTAATGTTTTGGCACAGGTGTGCAAAATACTGATGACCGAGAGGTAGACGGACAACATGTTGTCCAAACTGTTGTGCCAAACATTCTTAGCTGCCTGAAGATAAGACGTTAGTGCATCAGACTCACAGTCAGTTCAAACTTGGTGAAGGAGGACATGTCGATGACACACACGGCCTCTTTACAGCATTTCACCTCTGACCCAACAATATCAAACCAGTCTGGTTTGTAGAAGGTTTTACTCTGGTCCAGAGACAGCAGATctacagagaaaaaacaaacaagtgagTGATTTCACTCATCAGACAGCCTCCCACATCCTACAGTGAACCTGTAAGCTAAGCtaaaagttagaaaaaaaacattcaaccgTACAAATTTTAAGAAATCTGATATAAAccagtgattttttttaaacatgtgaCATCAGAGCCAAAACAGTACGCGAGTACGTTTTGTCATTAATCGGTTGTCTCTACCTTTCCCATGCGGAACAAAGTACTTGGGCCTCTCAAAGCCATGTTTCTCCATCCAGCGAGCCCCTTGTGTGTCCAGACGGTCATACAGAGGACTGGTCCTCAGCTGACGTCCAGTCTGAAAGTCCCACCGAGGAACCTTCAGCTCATACAGCAGGGCTGGACATGGACATAAACGCACACATTGAGGCCCAGACGTTTAATGCATCAGGCtacaaataaaaactgaacaaacaaaaaaaatatctatCAAGCCATCTCTACTCACGCATGACTTCCATCACTCTGTGTCGCAGGAAGGTTCGGCTGCTCTGCAGGTTGCCAAAGCGTTTGATGTCCAGCGGCCAGACATTGGCAGTGGGGTAGCCATATGTCATCCATTCTGCCAGGTACCTGCAAACCAAACCACACAACAGGCTGTTTGTACTTCAATCCACATAAATGAAAGCATGTGTCCATCTCAGTGCCGATCACTGCAATTAATACGTGCAAGCTGACATATTTTCATTCTGAAAATTAATTTAGCTCAATCCTCTACACAATGTTCTTGGATATAGAATTGAGTGCAGTTATGGATCGGAAATCGGGGCCGATCATGTGGTTTCTGACTCAATCGGTATTGGACGTTTTATTCCGATGAGCCATCGGATatatagcctatctatatatgtatatatatacttatcagcttagtatttactgttatgtggtggtaccgTCAGTCCGTCTCAACCAACCATAATAcacgtagacgcctcatagactgacgctgcccaTTGGAGCTGACCATGGATGTATCAGCGTGGCCGCCATCAAttatgggtctccaatgcctccacatttcatttcgactgaggaaggtgtctattcccaactacaataatcataactccccgaattTTTAAATCTATGGTCTCAactacacacagaaacaacgcatGTGGCATGACATCACTTTGCTGcgtgccgtaaagcgaagcagaacacggcagcagcttgaagctgggggcgcgaatgtccgcggtgtggaggtattttaaagtggatgacaaaaacgttgcgattgcaaactgtgacatgcaaacttgggatttcaagaggtggcaaaGACATCGCTAatatccttgatgagaacaggaacaggctcaaacctgacaaggtagagatgttggttttcatcaagaaaaacgtacatttccttctgtgaagccagaggaggagagtaagaattaggagtgcattTCCgaaaaagcacattactggccttactttataacagtgtgccacttttatttgcttatttgttgacatgcctgccaggtatttcaagttgagctgctgctcgtttttatattagacattgttgcactaaactacaacgTGAAGAATTTGTTTGTTACTTGATTACTTTACCCCACAGAAGTACtttgtttataagtgttaaatgataaaatgtgtgaataaaataaaaaaattaaaaaaaaaaaaaaaatcagggacatcctggatctgtttcttcgccgttcttcattttttttaatgtacagtAGAAGTATtggatcgggactcggtatcggcagatactcaaaatcaaatgactcggaggcaaaaaaaacctgatcgggacatccctagttaTCATACTTACTTGCCAGCTCCTCCAGCGAAGGCCAGGCCCGAGGAGTTCATCCCTGCCAACACATAATACCCAGACATGCCCGGCGTCTCCCCCATCAGGCAACGCATGTCAGGTGTGAAGGACTCGGGACAGTTGACCAGCTGATGGATCTCAGCAGACTCAAGATTTGGCATTCTCCTAAGGAGGGCACTGAGCATTGGCTCTGAAGGTAGGAGGACAAAACAGGCTTACCTGAATGTTTTACACAGATGCTTTTATACATGTTAAATCAACAAATCAGACATTGATCAGGAGCAATCAGTCTTCCTATTTCACAGCATTTAAAGTCACATTTCTGGCACAGAAACAAAAATATTACTCATCAACTTGTCGTTTACAAATAGAAAAATCCATTTTGAGGTAGTATAACTTTATAGAAGTAATATAGACTTGTGAAAAACAAGTTTAAGTGTAAAGCAAACTATGACCAATGAGCTCGGTCAGTTGTAAGTTGTGGCAGTTTAGGTTTGGCTAGTAATAAACTCCTGCTTTATGACAGCCTGTCACGCTGCACATGTACTCTCAGATTACTACCATCAGGCCAAGGCCAACAGACGGGCGTTTGTGTGAGTTTAAATGTGGACACAGAGGTCCGCAGAATCAAAAAGATCTAAAATAGTATGAAGCAGGATTGGTTAAGATAAGATCCTGCAGTGTGATCCAACTTGATGCATACTGTATATGACAAGTTGACACAAATTCAACCAAGAAGGCCAGTGTGAGACATAAGGCATAAGCAATGTAAATATAAAGCAACCGCCCCTCCCTTACCGAAGTGATCCCAGTCCTCCTGCATGTTCTGGATGTCCTGCTGGTTGCGGCCTTCAGTGAAGATGGGTTTGGGGTTCTTCTCGAAGCCTCCTGACAGAAGGCCTCCATGCCACGGCCTTGCATATATCCTGCCGTCCATATCGATAACCACTGGAAAGGAGAGACATGCCCCCATTAGACCTCCTCCCCAGAACTTTAATGATAAATAATGAGGTTTCCTTTGATTATAATGCAGTCCcatgaaaaagtaaaaacatcCACTTTCAACCCTAAAAAGACCTGGCCTTTAAATAATTTTGACATTAAGCAAATGAAAACTCATATGAACAACAATGAATGACATTTTACACACTgcgtcattatttatttatatatatatatatatatatatataaaaaaaaaaagaaaaatgtagaaGCAGTGTGTAAAAGACTGTCCACTCTTACTGCTTCCAGTGGAATTAAGAGGGTCTGTGGCAGCC
This Odontesthes bonariensis isolate fOdoBon6 chromosome 1, fOdoBon6.hap1, whole genome shotgun sequence DNA region includes the following protein-coding sequences:
- the pdpr gene encoding pyruvate dehydrogenase phosphatase regulatory subunit, mitochondrial, whose protein sequence is MCSCVRSSRALSPVVLPRLLLPKTGYRLASRGLRTSPQCLAVAGDSQPLPLPSQARVVICGGGIIGTSVAYHLAKLGWTDIVVLEQGRLGAGTTRLCAGIVSVAKPLSIECQMANYSNSLYQQLEEETGVKTGYVKTGSLCLAQNQDRFISLKRLASRLKVMGISCNIIKPKEVAKLHPLVNIHDLVGALHLPADAVVSSPDVNHALAVAAAGQGVQILERTTVQHVVVEKGHVMAVETDRGSIECDYFVNCAGQWAYELGQASEVKVSVPLHGCEHFYLLTKPFQEPLSASTPVVIDMDGRIYARPWHGGLLSGGFEKNPKPIFTEGRNQQDIQNMQEDWDHFEPMLSALLRRMPNLESAEIHQLVNCPESFTPDMRCLMGETPGMSGYYVLAGMNSSGLAFAGGAGKYLAEWMTYGYPTANVWPLDIKRFGNLQSSRTFLRHRVMEVMPLLYELKVPRWDFQTGRQLRTSPLYDRLDTQGARWMEKHGFERPKYFVPHGKDLLSLDQSKTFYKPDWFDIVGSEVKCCKEAVCVIDMSSFTKFELTSTGDQALELLQHLCANDLDVPVGHIVHTGMLNDRGGYENDCSVVRVSKNSFFIISPTDQQVHCWSWIKKHMPNDPQLHLEDVSWKYTALNLIGPRAMDVLAELSYVSMTPDHFPSMFCKEMSVGYANGIRVMSMTHTGEPGFMLYIPIEYALHVYNEVMSVGQKYGIRNSGYYALRSLRIEKFFAFWGQDLDTFTTPLECGREFRVKFDKDTNFIGREALLQQRQDGVFRRFVMLVLEDHDTELDLWPWWGEPIYRNGGLAGATTSSAYSYTLERHVCLGFVSPPPGADGIPTPITPDFINRGDYEVDIAGQRYPAKAKLYPFSSLFTQQKRRKDDMELSNLQGK